The Macrobrachium rosenbergii isolate ZJJX-2024 chromosome 46, ASM4041242v1, whole genome shotgun sequence genome has a window encoding:
- the LOC136830343 gene encoding 4-hydroxyphenylpyruvate dioxygenase-like protein, whose protein sequence is MSCSVLHHVEVCVKDERIIHLLRRGFGFTPFAYRLTPGASKLALRSGNSVFVAVKRRKVDLDGESTNPNRHHRNGLPVDGDEGHNEAGDGCPQDAGEHWTVFCCEGASSHAVDSVFNVALVVKDVDAVTQRVRSRGGQVIREPTNLPAGGRKKGESGHVRYSIVRSCCGNVVHTLIDKSNYGGFFLPGFEAVGHQGAKPNGVLDRIIGDFTRPNPSSSSSSSPSSAECTNLWTLENQSSNQSSPPLPLSTHIDHVTYVCEIGKSKELLAWYEFCFGMKRFLTNRKESEEEGFVLADNIGLRLKVMEYWKCAESGLAFPPEEANEGDSSLKLVIAEPLPEVSNSHVDKFLKSHGGPGVQHIGLHTPTMVATVDFMARNGVVFRKAPPTYYEEGIKLEEIVEAGHSEEIKLFQDLGILLDTEADVFTEEELSQDKKSYLLQVFTGPVFDEDTFFLEVLQRRGARGFGSGNITALARSIMLHNQRQ, encoded by the exons ATGAGTTGCTCCGTCCTCCACCACGTGGAGGTATGCGTCAAGGACGAGCGAATCATCCACCTCCTCCGCAGGGGCTTCGGCTTCACGCCCTTCGCCTACCGCCTCACCCCCGGGGCGTCCAAACTGGCCCTCAGGAGCGGAAACTCCGTCTTCGTCGCCGTGAAGCGGAGAAAGGTCGACCTCGACGGCGAATCAACCAACCCGAATCGACACCACCGGAATGGACTTCCGGTCGATGGGGACGAAGGACACAACGAGGCCGGTGATGGCTGTCCCCAGGACGCCGGGGAGCACTGGACCGTCTTCTGCTGCGAGGGGGCGTCGAGCCACGCCGTGGATTCGGTCTTCAACGTGGCCTTGGTGGTGAAGGACGTCGATGCCGTAACCCAGAGGGTTCGGTCTAGGGGAGGGCAGGTGATCAGGGAGCCCACCAATCTCCCTGcgggggggaggaagaagggggagtCAGGTCACGTCAGGTATTCCATAGTGAGGTCGTGCTGCGGGAACGTAGTCCACACGCTGATCGACAAGTCGAACTACGGCGGGTTTTTCTTGCCGGGTTTCGAAGCCGTTGGCCACCAGGGGGCGAAGCCCAACGGCGTTCTAGACCGTATTATCGGTGATTTTACTAGACcgaatccttcttcttcttcttcttcttctccttcttcagcaGAATGTACGAATCTATGGACCCTCGAAAATCAATCCTCAAATCAATCCTCTCCGCCGCTGCCTCTCTCGACCCACATCGATCACGTGACCTACGTCTGCGAAATTGGCAAGTCCAAAGAGCTGCTTGCTTGGTATGAATTCTGCTTTGGGATGAAGCGGTTTCTAACTAATag aaaagaaagcgaaGAAGAGGGCTTCGTCCTAGCTGACAACATAGGCCTACGCCTGAAGGTGATGGAGTACTGGAAATGTGCGGAGTCAGGGCTCGCATTTCCTCCTGAGGAGGCGAACGAAGGCGATTCGTCCCTCAAACTGGTCATTGCAGAACCTTTGCCGGAAGTTA GCAACAGCCACGTAGACAAGTTCCTAAAATCTCACGGGGGCCCAGGAGTACAACACATAGGCCTACACACGCCCACCATGGTGGCCACAGTCGACTTCATGGCCAGAAATGGAGTGGTCTTTAGAAAAGCTCCTCCAACGTATTACGAAGAG GGAATAAAACTAGAGGAGATTGTTGAAGCAGGTCACTCGGAAGAGATCAAGCTATTCCAAGACTTGGGTATCCTTCTAGACACAGAGGCCGATGTCTTCACAGAGGAGGAACTGAGCCAAGATAAAAAGAG CTACCTACTCCAAGTCTTCACGGGGCCTGTGTTTGACGAGGACACTTTCTTCCTGGAGGTCTTACAGAGACGGGGCGCCAGAGGCTTCGGCTCAGGGAACATCACGGCTCTGGCCAGGTCTATAATGTTGCACAATCAGAGACAGTAA